The sequence AGAAATCCCAAGGTAGTGATGAAGATTGGAATCTCGCAACACAAGCGTTACATGATGCACTTAAGAAAAAGGGAATCGAATACGGAATCAAAGAAGGGGACGGAGCATTCTACGGTCCCAAAATTGAATTCAATATTAAGGACTCTCTGGGAAGGCTTTGGCAATGCGGAACCGTACAAATTGATTTCTCGATGCCGAATCGATTCGAACTCGACTTCACTGCTTCTGATGGAAAAAAACATGCGCCTGTGATGATCCACAGAGCCATCTATGGATCACTCGAAAGATTCATCGGAATTCTTATCGAACACTTCGAAGGAAAATTTCCTTTGTGGCTAAATCCTACACAGATCCGTGTCTTAACTGTGGCAGAAATTCACAGCGATTATGCAAAAGAAGTATATCAGGATTTGGTAATGCAGGGATTCCGAGTCGAACTTGATGTTCGAAACGAAAAGATCGGAAGTAAAATTAGGGATTCCATCCTAAAACGAAGCAGTTATACTTTGATTTTAGGAGATAAAGAGAAAGAAGCTGGTTCTATTTCCTTCCGTCGTATGGGAGAAGAGAAAACAGAAACGGTTTCTCGCGATGGATTTCTTTCCCTTCTGAAAGGTGATCTTTAAATAAAGAAATTTCTTGACTGAGATTTGAGGGGATCTTACGATCCCTTCAGTGCCTCCCATTCAAATCATAACCAAACAAACGAGTCCTGTTGCATACTATTTGGATTTACCCATCCATCCGCCGTATGATGCTCGTGATGCGTTTGATGCCATCCCTATGCAATTATTGCCTTTTGCGGATGGGCTCATTGTGGGTTGGAAGGTGAGTTCCATGCAATTTGTGGATGGGCTTGGTCGGGACTTTAAGTTGGATTGCCCAAACATTGTCATTACCGGTGGAGAAAATCGCGGTGATTCCCCTGTTGCTTTGTATGTATCGGCTGCCTTTTATGATGATAGAAATCGACTCCTTGCAAGCCAAACTTGCGAACACATTGTCCAACCTTGGGAGAGTTATGATGTTCCCGGACTTTGGAGCCGTTTTCCTTTTCCCATCACCGAGATTGCCAGGGCTTCCGTGAGTATCACTTCTTATGGTTGGGAAGACCCTAGGCCTAAGGAAACCCTTGTCCTTTCAAAACAAAAACCCAAAAACGAAACCAAATATGAATGGAAGCGGGAGGGGGGAGTTGTCGGCTCCTATTCTTTCCAAAAATGGAATCCGGGGAAAGGGGATCTCCTTTTTGCCAGTGAAACCATCACACGAGAAAACCGGGTCCGAATTCGGTTGGAACGCCGCCAAAGTGAAGGTTTGACTTATGTGGCTCTCGTCCAATCCGGTTCTCCCAAGAGAGAAACCAAAACCTTTGACCATTTGATCCAATATGCAATTTATACCGAAGATGGCCAGCTCTGCCACGGCGGATCTTGTATGGGAATGGGAAATCACGGGGATCTTGTCTCTCTTGTGCCCATTTTGCCAGAAATTTTAGAATCAGAGTCTCTATATTTAGAACTCGTAGCTTGGGAAGGCCCCTCCGGTTCGCTTTAACCCCTTTCCTTAAGTAATTCCGAAAGAAATGTACTTGCTCGCCAGGATTTTCGTCCGAAATTGGAAATTGAAAGAAATTTCGGAGACTGAATGCAGAAACGGCCCAACCCTAGAGGGAACCCAAACCAAGATAAATTCGCCCACATCAGAATTAACGAACAAATTACCAATGTAGCATCGATCCGACTCGTCTCTGACGAAGGGTCTGACATCGTTACTCTGGAAGAGGCTCTGAGAAGAGCTAAGGAAGCTAACCTTGATTTGGTGGAAGTCTCGGGAGACCAGGATGTTCACGTCTGTAAGTTGATCGATTTTGGAAAATACAAATTCGAACTTCTTAAGAAAACGAAAGAAGCGAAAAAGAAACAACACGTAGTCACGGTGAAAGAAATTAAAATCCGCCCGCGGATTGATAACCATGACTTCGAGATTAAGAAGCGTCATGCTTTAGAATTCTTGCAAAAGGGTGATAAAGTAAAAGTGACTCTTCGATTCCGAGGCAGAGAGATGGTTCACTCTGAGATAGGAATGAATATTGTTAACCGGTTTGTCGAGGACCTAAAAGAGCATGCCTCTCCCGAAAAAATGCCGGTACACGACGGAAAGACGATAGTGGTCGTGATGAACCCAATTAGTGAGAAAGCTAAAGGATAAAAACAACTATGTATAAACTAAAAACAAACAGGGCAGCAGCGAAACGTTTTAAGTTTACCAAGTCTGGTAAAATTAAACGCGGTTGTGCGTTCCGAAGACATATCTTAGAGAAAAAATCTCCTAAGATGAAACACCAAAGCCGTGGAATGCACCTCATCCACGAAACCGACTATAACCGTGTAGAAAAACTTCTACCTTACGGAGGTTAAACGATGCCACGCGCAGTAAACGGAACCATCCATAAGAATCGTAGAAAAAAAGTTCTCGCTAAAGCAAAAGGTTTTAGAGGCGGACGTTCTAAACTTTTCAGAACAGCAAAATCTGCTGTGATGAAAGCTGGTCAATGGGCATACCGTGACCGTAGAAAGAAGAAGTCTGAATTCCGTAAACTTTGGATTACGAGAATCAATGCCGCAGTGAGAGAAAATGGAATGTCTTACTCTAAATTCATCCATGCACTCAAAACACACGGAATCAACTTAGATCGCAAAACTTTGGCTGACCTTGCATACAACCACAAAGAAGTATTCAACGCCATCGTAGAAAAAACCAAAGTCGCTAAGTAAATTAGTGCTTGATTGGAATAGAATGGCTCGGCTATTCTATTCCATCGGATTGTTATCATGTTAAAAATCGAAACCATTGAAGAGCTAGAAAGTAAAGTTGTTAAGGCTTTGGAGTTAATCCAGGACCTAAGAACAGAAAACGCACGCCTGGAGACGGAAAACGAATCCCTCCGCGCGGAAAATGACCAAATGAAGCTCGCAATGGAGGAGAAGGAGCGCGAACTCACAACACTTCGCACAAAACTCCAAGATGCTACTGAGGAGTTAAACAAACTTCGCGAAAGGGAAGGGCTTTTGGAATCGAAAGTCCAAAACCTTCTTGGTCGTTTGGATGGCCTTCCTACCACAGGAAGTTCTACTCCAAAAACGCAACCAGTTGCATCCACACCTGTAGAACCAGTTGCTGCAGCGGCCGCAGGAGCGGCAGCTGCTAGCTTAGCCGCTGATGAAGACGATGAAATCATTCTTTTAGATGAAGATGAATCCGAATTCCAAACTGAAGAAGTTTTGGAAAAACCTACTGCATCCGCTTCTTTTGAAAAAGAGGAACTTGTTGTAGAAACTGAAGAAGAAGTTCCCACTGTTGAGATCGATGAAGATGATGACATCATCATTGATGATGACGATGAAGCGATCAGTGTCTTTGATGCAGACGATGACGATGATTTTTTAATTATCGAAGACGATCCTAAATAATTTTTATGGCAGAATCTGCCCCACAACCTCAAAAAATAACCAAACAAATCTTTGGTGAAACTTATACCATCATAGGTGAGGCCTCCTCTGGATATATTTCGGAGGTGGCTGATTTTGTAGAATCACGGCTTTTGGAATTGGCAAAAGCTCTTCCTTCGGCCTCAAAAACAAAACTTGCCGTACTTTGTGCACTCAATTTAGCAGACGAACTTTTTCAAATGAAGGAAGTTTCTTTGAAGGCAAATGAAATTCCTGAACTCGAAGAAAGAACAAAAAAAATTATCTCTCTATTAGAAGAAGGGATCATTGGGGATCATTTTTGAATCCAATTTCTAAAAAAGATGCTAGAGAAATTCTAAAAAAAAATCTTCCGAACTTACCAGAAAGGGAAGACCATGAAACGGCAATTTTAAAAAGATTATTCCCACTTTTACAAGGTAAATCGAAAATCATCACTTACTCACCTGACTTTCGGTATGAGGTGGATGTTCTTCCCATCATTGAATCTTCTCCAATCCCTCGGCCAACAAGTTTTATCGAAGCCAGACATTCTGCCAGGTGGTACTTCCCTCGGATGGAAGAGGGAAAGGTTTTGCGTTTTCTTAGGCCCTATTCCTTTGAAAAGAGCGAGATAGGACTCTTTCAGCCGGTTGGAGATGAGGAGATCTCCGTAGAAGAAGCCGATTTGATCCTTGTCCCTGCTCTTGGTTTCAATGAAAAGGGATACCGGTTGGGACGCGGCGGCGGGTATTATGATCGCATTTTAAATTCAGAATCTCTCCAAAAGAAAGCCGTTGGACTTAGTTTTTCTAAACTTTTTCCCGTCCCATTCCTTGAAGACAATCACGATTTAAAAATAGGAAAAATGATTACGGAAATCCAGATTCATTCGTTTTTAGATTGAATCCATATAGGATTCTGACACGATTCTCAGGTAGCATATGGACCAAGAAACATTACTCACATCCCTGGCGGAAAAAACCAAAATGGAACAAGAGTCCGATCTGGGAGACTTGGAACAGTTTCTCACCTTTACCATCGATAAAGAATTCTTTGGGATTCGACTCCTATTGGTACATGAAATTTTAAAACCAGTCCTCATCACAAGGATTCCGAATGTAGATGATTATATCTTAGGAGTCATCAACCTTCGTGGCGAAATCATACCTATCTTAGATTTGAAAAAAAGATTTCATGAAACAGACTCTGAGATTTTTCCTATTTCCCGAATCATCGTCATTATGTTAGACGAGAAGAGGATTGGTGTTCTGGTAGATGAAGTCAAACAAGTTGTGAAAATCCAAAAGGATTTTATTAGTTATACAACTGATGATTTATCGTTAAACTATAGTAAGATGGTTGAATCTGTGTCTAGATATGAAGACCATTTGATTTTGAATTTGGATTTGGAACAAATCGTTGATTTTGTTTCCATCGTAAAGTAAATAGAAAGGGATACGAAATTGGCTGGAATTTTAGGCGAATACACAGAAGTTTTCCTGGAAGAGTCCGAGGATCAAATTGAAGAATTAAATTCCAATTTGGTAAAACTCGAAAAGGATCATGAAAACCCGGAAATCATCAATGATATCTTTCGTGCTGCACACTCTTTAAAAAGTTCCTCCGCTTTCGTTGGACTTTATAATCTTTCTGATTTAGCTCATACTATGGAAAACCTTCTCCAAAAAATCAGAGAAGGAAGTCTTGAAATCAATGTTAAGTTGGTGAATTTATTATTCGAATGTTTTGATCTTATCAAACAAGTGATCGAAGGTGTGGCAAATGGTGTAAAAGTAGAAACCCCTTTTACTGACATGATCAAAAAACTCCAAGATTATGAAGCTAAGCCAAATCAATCTAGTTCTGATACTTCTAAACCAAGTAGTCCTTCAAAATCAGAAGGAAGTTCTAATCCCACTACAATTAGCTTAAACGAAGAAGAGATTTCTGAAATTCGCCAATCACTTAAAGAAGAAAGTGATCTATCTGCATTCTCTGTAGATTTAAAATTAAAAAACGATACACCGATGCAGAATTTAAGACTTCTGCTCATCTTACAGTCGGTAAAACAATCGGGTGCGATCATTAAATGTAATCCTTCGGAAGATGCTTTGGACAACGGACAAGGTAGTTTTGCCCTTTCTTTTGTTACTGTCACAAAGCTAAATAAACATGAGTTACATGTTCAATGTAATATCGATATGGTGGATACACTTCTTGTGGAAGAACTCAAACTTCCTGAAACAGAAATGGAAGCTTTGGAAAAAAGATCTGAAAGTGCACCGGTTTCGGGAGTTT is a genomic window of Leptospira brenneri containing:
- the infC gene encoding translation initiation factor IF-3, which produces MQKRPNPRGNPNQDKFAHIRINEQITNVASIRLVSDEGSDIVTLEEALRRAKEANLDLVEVSGDQDVHVCKLIDFGKYKFELLKKTKEAKKKQHVVTVKEIKIRPRIDNHDFEIKKRHALEFLQKGDKVKVTLRFRGREMVHSEIGMNIVNRFVEDLKEHASPEKMPVHDGKTIVVVMNPISEKAKG
- the rpmI gene encoding 50S ribosomal protein L35, translating into MYKLKTNRAAAKRFKFTKSGKIKRGCAFRRHILEKKSPKMKHQSRGMHLIHETDYNRVEKLLPYGG
- the rplT gene encoding 50S ribosomal protein L20, yielding MPRAVNGTIHKNRRKKVLAKAKGFRGGRSKLFRTAKSAVMKAGQWAYRDRRKKKSEFRKLWITRINAAVRENGMSYSKFIHALKTHGINLDRKTLADLAYNHKEVFNAIVEKTKVAK
- a CDS encoding cell division protein ZapA; translated protein: MAESAPQPQKITKQIFGETYTIIGEASSGYISEVADFVESRLLELAKALPSASKTKLAVLCALNLADELFQMKEVSLKANEIPELEERTKKIISLLEEGIIGDHF
- a CDS encoding 5-formyltetrahydrofolate cyclo-ligase, producing the protein MNPISKKDAREILKKNLPNLPEREDHETAILKRLFPLLQGKSKIITYSPDFRYEVDVLPIIESSPIPRPTSFIEARHSARWYFPRMEEGKVLRFLRPYSFEKSEIGLFQPVGDEEISVEEADLILVPALGFNEKGYRLGRGGGYYDRILNSESLQKKAVGLSFSKLFPVPFLEDNHDLKIGKMITEIQIHSFLD
- a CDS encoding chemotaxis protein CheW, whose amino-acid sequence is MDQETLLTSLAEKTKMEQESDLGDLEQFLTFTIDKEFFGIRLLLVHEILKPVLITRIPNVDDYILGVINLRGEIIPILDLKKRFHETDSEIFPISRIIVIMLDEKRIGVLVDEVKQVVKIQKDFISYTTDDLSLNYSKMVESVSRYEDHLILNLDLEQIVDFVSIVK